In Asterias amurensis chromosome 4, ASM3211899v1, one genomic interval encodes:
- the LOC139935667 gene encoding post-GPI attachment to proteins factor 2-like → MIRIPMRTLTLVTSSLPLLGFIICVLISFFKDFEGVNYTHCRVYNFLPSISASIGGFTPQRYIWRVAVAFHTTPRFLFAFMYYNWHRQGTQNWNKNSKYRTLCQANLGVNLAELCCLLGLTYVSSEEDYKTHEKCFIFFVVFGFIYMVTTCCLCHMRKAPMIRRSRRLKHYAFIAFVLSICGFSYFFLRHNLYCEPYVYSMFAFCEYISVVSNIGFHATVAVDFRDTNIVISSLDNEPVNTHNGYLLR, encoded by the exons ATGATCCGGATTCCGATGAGAACTTTGACTTTAGTTACGTCAAGTCTACCGTTATTGGGGTTCATTATCTGTGTGTTAATATCTTTTTTCAAGGATTTTGAAGGAGTGAACTACACCCACTGTAGA GTTTACAATTTCCTGCCATCCATCAGTGCCAGTATTGGTGGCTTTACACCCCAGCGCTACATATGGCGCGTCGCTGTGGCCTTTCACACCACTCCAAGATTTCTGTTTGCATTTATGTATTACAACTGGCATCGTCAGGGTACCCAAAATTGGAACAAAAACTCTAAGTATAGAACTCTTTGTCAAGCAAATCTTGGAGTAAACTTAGCAGAGTTGTGTTGCTTGCTTGGTCTGACATACGTCTCCTCAGAAGAAGACTACA aAACACATGAGAAGTGTTTTATATTCTTCGTTGTGTTTGGTTTCATCTATATGGTCACAACATGCTGTCTGTGTCATATGAGAAAAGCTCCAATG ATTCGACGTTCAAGGCGGTTGAAACATTATGCCTTCATTGCTTTTGTGCTGTCAATATGTggattttcatatttttttctgagGCATAATCTTTACTGTGAACCATATG TCTACAGTATGTTTGCATTTTGTGAGTACATCTCGGTGGTCAGTAACATCGGTTTTCATGCAACAGTTGCCGTTGACTTCCGAGATACAAACATCGTCATCTCTAGCTTGGATAATGAACCAGTAAACACACACAATGGCTACCTCCTGAGATAA